From the genome of Balaenoptera ricei isolate mBalRic1 chromosome 13, mBalRic1.hap2, whole genome shotgun sequence:
cccggaccagggctcgaacccatgtcccctgaattggcaggtggattcttaaccactgtgccaccagggaagtccttttttttttttctttaccatttttaagtagCATTAAGTACTTTCACAATCTTGTGCAATTCACCACTATCCACTTCCAAGACTTTTTCatcacccaaacagaaactctgtatccatttaaacaataactcctcaatCCACTCCCCCATTCCTCCAGCCTCTGATAatctctttctatctctatgaagttgccctattctaggtacctcttataagtggaatcatataatatttgtccttttgtgtctggtttatttcacttagtataatgttttacaagttcatcatgttgtatgatatcagaatttcattcctttttatgttaaataatattccattgtatgtattcaATATATATCACATTCTGTTTATTCagtcatctgtggatggacatttggattgtttctacctcttgactattgtgaataatgctgctgtgaacattggtgtacaagtatcCAATTAAGTCtctactttcagttcttttgggtatacctAGATGTGGGATTAAtgcatcatatggtatttcttttcttttttaaaattatttatttatttatttaggctgcgccaggtcctagttgtagcatgcatgatctttagttgcagcatgcgtgatctttagttgcagcatgaggacttcttagctgcggcatgcaaactcgtagttgtggcatgcatgcgggatccagttccgcaaccagggatcaaacctgggctccctgcgttaggagcacagagtcttactcactggaccaccagggaagtccccatatggtatttctatgtttaattttttgaggaactgccaaggtGTAAAATAAGTGCAGCATTTTACGTTCCAgtcaacaatgcacaagggtttcaatttctccatatcctcaacacacttgttattttctgtttttgtttgtttttttataaaatagccatcttaatgggtgtgaagttgtatctcattacagttttgatttgtatttccctagtgactaacgatgttgaacatcatttcatgcggctattaacttttgtatatcttctttggagaaatgtctaatcaagtcctttacccatttttttttttttaatttttttttatagctactttatttatttattttattatttatttttggctgtgttgggtcttcggttcgtgcgagggctttctctagttgcggcaagcgggggccactcttcatcgcggtgcggggaccgctcttcatcgcggtgcgcgggcctttcactatcgcggcccctcccgttgcggggaacaggctccagacgcgcaggctcagtagttgtggctcacgggcccagctgctccgtggcatgtgggatcttcccagaccagggctcgaacccgtgtaccctgcattagcaggcagattctcaaccactgcgccaccagggaagcccctttacccatttttaagtagggttgttttttattgttgagttgtaggagattTTTATGTATTCTAGACTTTAATACCTTATCaggtatgtgatttgcaaatatttctcctattctgtgggttgtcttttcactctcttgatagtgaACTTTGATACAcaaggttttggggttttttttaagatttttttttgatgtggaccatttttaaagtcttttattgaatttgttataatattgcttctgttttatgttttgtttttttggccacaaggcatgtgagatcttagctcccccactgGGAATCAAACAcacaccccctgtattggaaggtgacatcttttttttttttaaataaatttatttattttatttattttatttttggctgcattggctcttcattgctgtgtgcgggctttctctacttgcggtgagtgggggctactcttcgttgtggtgcgcgggcttctcattgtggtggcttctcttattgcagagcgcaggctctaggcaagcgggcttcagtagttgtggcactcgggctcagtagttgtggattgtgggctctagagcgcaggctcagtagttgtagcacatgggcttagttgctccgtggcatgtgggatcttcccagaccagggctcgaacctgtatcccctgtattggcaggcggattcttaaccactgtgccaccagggaagcccggaaggtgacatcttaatcactggactgcagggaagtccctgatacacaggtttttaattttgataaagttcagtttatctgttttttctttttttccccttgtgctTTTGGCAGAAACTATTGCCAAATcaaatgtcatgaagattttcctctATGTTCTTTTCTAAGCATTCTATAGTTTTTGCTCTTACATTAGGTGTTCgatccattttttatttatttgtttgtttatttatttatttatttttggctgcgttgggtctttgttgctgtgcacaggctttctctagtagcagcaagcgggggctactcttcgctgtggtgtgtgggcttctcattgcggtggcttctcttgttgtggagcacgggctctaggtgtgcgggcttcagtagttgtggcacgcgggctcagtagttgtggctcacaggctctagagtgcaggctcagtagttgtggtgcacgggcttagttgctctgtggcatgtgggatcttcccagatcagggctcaaacctgtgttccctgcattggcaggtggagtcttaaccactgtgccaccagggaagccccttaaatttagatttaaatagccatatgtggTAGTTATCATATTGGAGAGTATAAAATACTAATGTCACCAATTCTGATTTTGTCTCATGATTCAGTGTTCATAAAATGTGTCATGCTTCTTAGAAATACCGTCTCTTGGAACTCATCTTATACTTATGGAATCAGTACCAACTCTTCTCTAAGGACCTCCTTATAGAGTTACAGTGTCTACCTTAACATCATCAGAagtaaagcaaaaaaacaaaaaaaccaactaatTTTGTCCTTGCTTATCCTTTCAGTTAAGTCTTTATAttctattatcattattttctgttcttatttttatcaatactttctcccagtctgtggcttaccacagcagtgaaagtgccaagttttaaccactggactgccagggaattccccatggcttgccttttaattttcttaaaagtgtttttcaaagtgaagTCCCAATCTATCAACTTTTTCCTTAATAGTTTATGTTTtggtgtccttttttttcttttttggccacgccctgtggcatgcaggatttcagttccctgaccaggtatcaaacAAGTGCCCCCTGCAacggaagcatggagtcttaaccactggaccgccagggaagtcccatttttgTGTCCTTTGTAATAAGACTTTGCCTACCCCACGGTAGgttttattgtaaaaaatttatAGTTTTGGCCTTGTGTTTAAGTATGTGATCAATTTGAAGTTATTCTTTCTACATAGAATGAGGTAATGGTCAAGgcttccccccttcccctgccaCAGGGATATACAGTTGTTCTGTTGTAGAATCATTAattgaaaaggctatcttttctcTATTAATTACCTTGTCCTCGTTGCAAAAATCAGTTAACCATATATGTGAGTttctttctggactctattcttttccattgagcTATTTGATTATATATCTACACTATATTATTATACCTTTGTAGTAAGACTTAAAATGAAGTAGTGTTAAGTtctctatttttgtcttttcttgatTGTTTAGGTGATGATTCAGTTTCTCAATTTCTACAAAAtgtctgctgggattttgactgggattggCTTGGATCTGTTGATCAATTTGGGGATAATAATTTTCATCCTAACAATATTAAGTCATCTGGTAAATCTCTCCACTTATTtagatcttcctttttttccttagcagtgttttttagttttcaatatatagattatatattgtTTATTACAACTgtacagaaataaattttttataaattgatcTGTCTTGTGACTTTGCTAAATTTTATCACATATTAGACCtactagtttatttatttatttatgattattattgtttttaagatttctcATGAGATTATCATAGGACATAATAgttccttcttcatttccaaattatataccttttatttacttttctttacatTGCATTGCCTAGGACTTTCAGTccagtgttgaatagaaatgattagagcagacatccttgccttgttcctgaaatTAGGGGGAAAGAAATCACTTTTCACCATTTATTATGATGCTggatataggattttttttttaattattatttatttttggccgtgttgggtcttagttgtagcacgcaggaccttcgttgaggcatgcgggatttttcattgcggcatgcgggtttctctctagttgtggcatgtgggttttttcccttctctagttgtggcacacaggctccagggtgcgtgggctctgtagtttgtggcacgcaggctctctagttgaggtgtgcgagctcagtagttgtggcgcgcggccttgattgccctgcagcatgtggggtcttagttccctgaccagggaccaaacccacgtcccctgcattgtaaggaggattctttaccactggaccaccagggaagtccctgtggtgcTCTTTATAAGGCTGAGGAAGTTACCTTCTATTCCTACTTTATTGAGTTTGCTAAAGtcacaaatggatgttgaatttgttaaatgtttttttagaTCTGCTCAGATGAccttatgatttttcttctttattatgttgatatgATGAATTACACTGATTATTTCAGTTTCAAATGTTTAACCAATCTTGTgttcctggggtaaatcccacttggccatgatttatcattctttttatatattcatggatttgatttggtaatattttgttaaggaatttttttgtctctctctatatatgtataataattagtttgtgtttttttttatgcTATTGGTTTTAATATAAGGGTTATGCTGACTTTATAAGTGAATTGAGAAATATTTCTTCTTGTATATTCCAAAAGaatcagggttagggttagggtaaaaCTGGTATTGTTTTTCCTTACATAttggatagaattcaccagtgaagtcatctgggaCTGGTGTAACATTTGTGGGATAgtatttaattacatatttaattcctttaattaataatatgagtattcaggttatctatttctttatAAGTGAACTTTAGTAATTAGTTTTATTTCAGGTAATTTGTCTGCTTTACCCATGTTTTGGAACTTACTGGCATAAAGTTAAGTTGTTCCTTATTATTTATTAGTTGTCCCTTTAAAATTTATAGTAGAGGTTGGCAATTAGCAGCTTGTGGGCCAAATCTAGTCTGTGGCCTATTTATGTACATTTGtgaactaagaatggtttttacagttttaaaggattgttaaaaaacaaacaaaaaaccaaaaaccaaatcaaaacaaaGAGTATGTGAAATACACCATGggtggcctgcaaagcctgagATATTTACAAACCGGCCATTTATAACAAGAAAATAGTTTGCTACTTGAAGTCTAAAATCTTGAGTGATGTTTATACTTCATTCTTGAAATTTGTAATTTGGGTctgcttgctttttttccccctttgactGGTCTGGCTAGTGGattatctttcctttctctctttctctctcttttttttcctttttacaggaATGAacttttttgatttttgattttattttgggcatggcacgcagcttgcgggatctcagtcccccaaccagggattgaacccgggcctccgCAGTAAAAGTGACAAATCTGAACCaatagaccaccagggaactcccaggaatcaacttttgatttttaatttctctattatttgctttctattttgttttatgctgtcatatatatgatttccttccttctgcttaagcataatgcctttgagattcatACGTTTTTGTATATATCACtagttaattcctttttattgttgagtagtattccgtgTTGGATGTACCAAAGTTTGTTTAACCTTTGACCTATGAGTGGcttttttttggctattacaaataaagctgcaatgaactaTGGTctacaggtttttatgtggatgtaattttcctttctttggaaTAAATACACAGGGTTGCAATAGCTGGATGGTATTGTTAAGtgtatatttagatttttaagaaaccATCAAACTGCTTTTCAGATTGGGAtttgctgtaccattttgcattctcaccagcaatgaatgaatgatccagtttctttgcctcttcaccagcatttggtattgttactattttttttagtttttctaacaGGTGTGTAATAATAACTCATCATGGTCTCAATTTGCATTTCACTATTGGTAATGATgttgaaatctttctttttttcaaatattttatttatttatttatttaagttggttgtgctgggtcttagttgcggcacgcgggctccttagttgtggcatgcgaactcttagttgtggcatgcacgtgggatctagttccctgaccaggggttgaacccaggccccctgcattgggagcatggggtcttaaccactgtgccaccagtgaagtcccctgAAAACTTTcaatatgcttattttccatctataTATCCTCTTACGTGAAATAACTTCTgatcttttcctcattttctaatggatttttttttaatgctgaattttgagagttctttttatatttaaatgagtCCTTTGTGAGATATGTggtttgtaaacattttcttcctGTCTGTTGTGTGGTTTTTATAATCTTTACAGGGtcattcacagagcaaaagtcTTAAATTTGATGAGGTCCAAGTtattggtttttttcttgtttaggtCATGCTTCACCTCTAACtctaatcttttaatttttataagttcTATCTCATTCCTTTAAAATTTACTGTCATTTTTtgcttattattaatattttctaatctttGACGTATATTACATATCTGAATATAAAATTGTGGGTCTCATTCTGTTGTCTATTCTTTTGTGCTGGctggctttttgtgtgtgtatgtgttggctatttttgatgatttttttttaactgagtcaTATTCATGAGTTTTTGCATACCTTGTTGAAGCTGCATTCTTTTGGAGATAATTTACATTTGCCTTTGCTTTGTGCTTAGGATCACTTTTGACTTAAGCCTTTAAATTATCGTCCTGCACTCGGTTGGGTGCGCGGGAGACTATGGCGTCCTCCTCGGTCCTGCCGGCCACTGTACCGGCGCCGACAGCGGCTTCAGGCACAGGTTTCGGCTTCGCTTCCAAAACCAAGAAGGAGCATTTCGTGCAGCAGAAGGTGAAGGTGTTCCGGGCGGCCGACCCGCTGAGGAGCGTTTTCCTGTGGGGCGTAGCCCACTCGATCAATGAGCTCAGCCAGGTGCCTCCCCCGGTGATGCTGCTGCCAGATGACTTTAAGGCCAGCTCCAAGATCAAGGTCAACAATCACCTTTTCCGCAGGGAAAATCTGCCCAGTCATTTCAAGTTCAAGGAGTATTGTCCCCAGGTCTTCAGGAACCTGCGTGATCGATTTGGTATTGATGACCAGGATTACTTGGTGTCCCTTACCCGAAGTCCCCCGAGTGAAAGTGAAGGCAGTGATGGTCGCTTCCTTATCTCCTATGATCGgactctggtcatcaaagaagTATCCAGTGAGGACACTGCTGACATGCATAGCAACCTCTCCAACTACCATCAGTACATTGCGAAGTGCCATGGCAACACACTGCTGCCCCAGTTCCTGGGGATGTACCGGGTTAGCGTGGACAACGAAGACAGCTACATGCTTGTGATGCGCAACATGTTTAGCCACCGTCTCCCTGTGCACAGGAAGTATGACCTCAAGGGCTCCCTGGTGTCCAGGGAAGCCAGCGATAAGGAGAAGGTTAAAGAATTGCCCACCCTTAAGGATATGGACTTTCTCCACCAGAACCAGAAAGTTTATATTGCTGCAGAGGAGAAGAAAGTCTTTCTAGAGAAGCTAAAGAGAGATGTGGAGTTCCTAGTGCAGCTGAAGATCATGGACTACAGCCTTCTGCTGGCCATCCACGACGTCATTCGCGGCTCTGAACCGGAGGAGGAGGGGCCTGTGCGGGAGGAGGAGTCAGAGGGGGGTGGGGACTGTGCCCTGACCGGACCTCCTGCTCTGGTGGGCTCCTAGGGCACTTCCCCTGAGGGTATCGGCAGCTACATCCATTCCCCCCGGCCCCTGGGCCCTGGAGAGTTTGAATCCTTCATTGATGTCTATGCCATCCGGAGTGCTGAGGGGGCCCCTCAGAAGGAGGTGTATTTCATGGGCCTCATTGACATCCTGACACAGTATGATGCCAAGAAGAAAGCAGCTCACGCAGCCAAAACTGTCAAGCATGGGGCGGGGGCAGAGATTTCTACTGTCCATCCTGAGCAGTGTGCTAAGCGATTCCTGGATTTTATTACCAACGTCTTTGCCTGAGAGACTGCCCGACTCCATGGTGACTGCTGCTCTGTGTTGCAGGTGGTGGGGTTCTGAGAGGCTTGGGGGAATTGTGGATATTCTGGCCACTACTTCTGCTCTTTCTCTTTTGCTAACTTCAGGCTGCAGGCTCCTTCCATCCAAATAAGTCAGTCTTGTTGAGTAGGCTCT
Proteins encoded in this window:
- the LOC132377062 gene encoding phosphatidylinositol 5-phosphate 4-kinase type-2 gamma-like; translated protein: MASSSVLPATVPAPTAASGTGFGFASKTKKEHFVQQKVKVFRAADPLRSVFLWGVAHSINELSQVPPPVMLLPDDFKASSKIKVNNHLFRRENLPSHFKFKEYCPQVFRNLRDRFGIDDQDYLVSLTRSPPSESEGSDGRFLISYDRTLVIKEVSSEDTADMHSNLSNYHQYIAKCHGNTLLPQFLGMYRVSVDNEDSYMLVMRNMFSHRLPVHRKYDLKGSLVSREASDKEKVKELPTLKDMDFLHQNQKVYIAAEEKKVFLEKLKRDVEFLVQLKIMDYSLLLAIHDVIRGSEPEEEGPVREEESEGGGDCALTGPPALVGS